From one Candidatus Zixiibacteriota bacterium genomic stretch:
- a CDS encoding FtsQ-type POTRA domain-containing protein: protein MARRARGKIVTLLGRRRDNRRKTSARRRGMIVVAVAAAAATAAVLLTWGSLLPGIARAAAGALFESSYFSAAEIQVRGSDRIRGNEIVALAGLQPGVNLWEIDLEAIERKVAKHPWVRRVSVRREFPGRVVIEVEEREPKAIVAIGRLYYVDADGVVFKEVGPEESVSFPMLTGLAREELRGGGPDVRRRIRDALRLSELMTERSRTLSEIHFDAPDRLVVYTTALPLALHVGSGDWEAKLERLDRVLSLWKGNEEKLISLDASFRDQVVARLRRASR, encoded by the coding sequence ATGGCCCGTCGCGCGAGGGGGAAGATCGTGACGTTGCTCGGGCGTCGCAGGGACAACCGGCGCAAGACGTCGGCGCGCCGGCGCGGGATGATCGTGGTCGCGGTTGCGGCGGCGGCCGCGACCGCGGCCGTGCTCCTGACCTGGGGAAGCCTGCTCCCCGGCATCGCCCGCGCGGCGGCGGGAGCGCTTTTCGAAAGCTCCTATTTTTCCGCGGCCGAGATCCAGGTGCGCGGCAGCGACCGGATCCGGGGAAACGAGATCGTCGCGCTCGCCGGGCTGCAGCCGGGCGTGAACCTCTGGGAGATCGACCTCGAGGCGATCGAACGCAAGGTGGCGAAGCATCCGTGGGTGCGCCGCGTCTCGGTGCGCCGCGAGTTTCCCGGCCGCGTCGTGATCGAGGTCGAGGAGCGGGAGCCTAAGGCGATCGTGGCGATCGGGCGGCTCTACTACGTCGACGCCGACGGCGTGGTCTTCAAGGAGGTCGGCCCCGAAGAGAGCGTGAGCTTCCCGATGCTGACCGGGCTCGCACGCGAGGAGCTGCGCGGCGGGGGCCCCGACGTCCGCCGGCGCATCCGCGACGCGCTGCGGCTGAGCGAGCTCATGACCGAAAGGTCCCGGACGCTCTCCGAGATCCATTTCGACGCGCCCGACCGTCTGGTGGTCTATACCACCGCGCTGCCGCTGGCGCTGCACGTCGGGTCGGGGGACTGGGAGGCAAAGCTCGAGCGCCTGGATCGCGTGCTGTCGCTCTGGAAGGGAAACGAGGAAAAGCTGATCTCGCTCGACGCGAGCTTTCGGGATCAGGTGGTGGCGCGGCTGCGCCGCGCGTCGCGCTAG
- the murB gene encoding UDP-N-acetylmuramate dehydrogenase, with protein sequence MSELVEELRKIPGLTIRLCEPLAPFTSIKIGGPADYLIEAGTEEALARLLPLLRRHGTAVCFLGNGSNVLVSDLGVRGAVIRLSGEFRRVRWDEEGETVRALAGAGCAVTQLVREAARRGYAGLEFAEGIPGSVGGALAMNAGAYGSEFERLVDRVEGLSAAGERVRFERGEMRFAYRESNLPPGMIVTRVVLRLAKEDPARVSSRVRELVQRRRSSQPAGHPNSGSMFRNPPGDFAGRLVEAAGLKGKRIGQSQISEKHANFIVNLGGAKAAEVRRLMELAQAEVKARFGVELQPEVRFLGEWPEGKPES encoded by the coding sequence GTGAGCGAGCTGGTCGAGGAGTTGCGGAAAATCCCCGGGCTGACGATCCGGCTGTGCGAGCCGCTCGCGCCGTTCACCTCCATCAAGATCGGCGGCCCGGCCGATTACCTGATCGAGGCCGGCACCGAGGAGGCGCTGGCGCGGCTGCTGCCGTTGCTCCGCCGTCACGGTACGGCGGTCTGCTTTCTCGGCAACGGGAGCAACGTCCTGGTGAGCGACCTCGGCGTGCGCGGCGCGGTGATCCGCCTGTCGGGCGAATTCAGGCGCGTGCGCTGGGACGAAGAGGGCGAAACCGTACGGGCGCTCGCCGGCGCCGGCTGCGCGGTGACGCAGCTCGTTCGCGAGGCGGCGCGGCGCGGCTACGCCGGCCTGGAGTTCGCCGAAGGCATTCCGGGCAGCGTGGGAGGGGCGCTGGCGATGAACGCCGGCGCGTACGGCTCGGAGTTCGAGCGGCTCGTCGACCGCGTCGAGGGTCTCTCCGCCGCCGGCGAGCGCGTCCGCTTCGAACGCGGCGAGATGCGGTTCGCGTACCGCGAGTCCAACCTTCCGCCCGGGATGATCGTCACGCGCGTGGTCCTGCGCCTGGCCAAAGAGGACCCGGCGCGCGTCAGCTCGCGCGTGCGCGAGCTGGTGCAGCGGCGCCGCAGCAGCCAGCCGGCCGGGCACCCGAACTCGGGATCGATGTTTCGCAATCCCCCCGGAGATTTCGCCGGGCGGCTGGTCGAGGCGGCGGGCCTCAAGGGCAAGCGCATCGGCCAGAGCCAGATTTCGGAGAAGCACGCCAACTTCATCGTGAACCTGGGCGGGGCGAAGGCCGCGGAGGTCCGCCGGCTGATGGAGCTGGCGCAAGCCGAGGTGAAGGCCCGGTTCGGCGTCGAGCTGCAGCCGGAGGTGCGTTTTCTCGGCGAGTGGCCGGAAGGAAAGCCGGAGTCGTGA
- the ftsZ gene encoding cell division protein FtsZ: MFELVEQFNLNARIKVIGVGGGGGNAVNTMIGAKLNGVEFLVANTDAQSLEANRAPVKIQLGGTVTKGLGAGANPEIGRRAALEDQEVIREYLSGSDMIFITAGMGGGTGTGGAPVIARVAREVGALTVGVVTKPFAFEGKKRMRQAEEGIEELQRSVDTLIVIPNQRLLSIAAKTTTMLEAFHKADDVLLQAVRGISDLIITPGLINLDFADVRTVMSEMGLALMGAASATGENRAIEAAQRAISSPLLEDVSIQGARGVLINITGGPDLCLHEVNEAASMIQEEAHEDANIIFGAVIDESMTEEIRITVIATGFGVSKEEAKPAAPLHQANGIPAAAAAKGKKVVHLGTIIDDMDSPTWQRKKAGSDEVELVTLGKNTLQLATGQEEDDKYDIPTFLRRQMD, translated from the coding sequence ATGTTCGAGCTCGTAGAGCAGTTCAACCTCAACGCCCGCATCAAGGTGATCGGGGTCGGGGGCGGCGGCGGCAATGCGGTGAACACGATGATCGGGGCGAAGCTCAACGGCGTCGAGTTCCTGGTCGCCAACACCGACGCGCAGTCGCTCGAGGCGAACCGCGCGCCGGTGAAGATCCAGCTCGGCGGCACGGTCACCAAGGGGCTGGGGGCGGGCGCCAATCCGGAGATCGGGCGGCGCGCGGCGCTCGAGGACCAGGAGGTGATCCGGGAGTATCTCTCCGGTTCCGACATGATCTTCATCACCGCGGGCATGGGCGGCGGCACGGGAACCGGCGGCGCGCCGGTGATCGCCCGGGTGGCGCGCGAGGTCGGAGCGCTCACGGTGGGAGTGGTCACCAAGCCGTTCGCGTTCGAGGGGAAGAAGCGGATGCGCCAGGCCGAAGAGGGGATCGAGGAGCTGCAGCGCAGCGTCGACACGTTGATCGTGATTCCCAACCAGCGCTTGCTCAGCATCGCCGCCAAGACCACGACGATGCTGGAGGCCTTCCACAAGGCCGACGACGTGCTGCTCCAGGCGGTGCGCGGCATCTCCGATCTGATCATCACGCCGGGCCTGATCAACCTCGACTTCGCCGACGTGCGCACCGTGATGTCGGAAATGGGCCTCGCCCTGATGGGCGCCGCGTCCGCGACCGGCGAAAACCGCGCGATCGAGGCGGCGCAGAGGGCGATCTCGAGCCCGCTGCTCGAGGACGTGTCGATCCAGGGAGCGCGCGGGGTGCTGATCAACATCACCGGCGGTCCCGACCTCTGCCTGCACGAGGTCAACGAGGCGGCGTCGATGATTCAGGAGGAAGCGCACGAGGACGCCAACATCATCTTCGGCGCGGTGATCGACGAGAGCATGACCGAGGAGATCCGCATCACCGTGATCGCCACCGGCTTCGGCGTCTCCAAGGAGGAGGCGAAGCCCGCAGCGCCCCTGCACCAGGCGAACGGGATTCCGGCCGCCGCCGCGGCGAAGGGCAAGAAGGTCGTCCACCTCGGGACCATCATCGACGACATGGACAGCCCGACGTGGCAGCGCAAGAAGGCCGGAAGCGACGAGGTCGAGCTGGTGACGCTCGGCAAGAACACCCTGCAGCTCGCCACCGGCCAGGAGGAGGACGACAAGTACGACATCCCGACCTTCCTGCGCCGCCAGATGGATTGA
- the ddlA gene encoding D-alanine--D-alanine ligase, whose amino-acid sequence MKRKLRVAVLYGGKSAEHEISLISARNVVAAMDRRKYRVEAIAIDGRGRWYLDERQRLLSGGARRVPARRAGTLLAVLPGGGGRSLIPVSAHRALQAIDVVFPVLHGPFGEDGTVQGLLELMDLPFVGAGVLGSALGMDKDVMKRLLRDAGIPVARFLAFTSAERESIDFGSVRRLLGLPLFVKPANLGSSVGISKAGDRDEFERAVREAFRFDRKILVEQFVAGREIECSVLGNERPVASLPGEIVTRHEFYSYRAKYVDAHGAELVIPARLPERVVEAVRRTAVRTFQVLGCEGMARVDFFVKRGGRVVVNEINTIPGFTQISMYPKLWEASGVSYPALIDRLIELALERHRRLKALRTTR is encoded by the coding sequence ATGAAACGGAAGCTGCGTGTCGCCGTCCTCTACGGCGGCAAGTCCGCCGAGCACGAGATCTCGCTGATCTCGGCGCGCAACGTCGTCGCCGCGATGGACCGGCGCAAGTACCGCGTCGAGGCGATCGCCATCGACGGGCGGGGCCGCTGGTATCTCGACGAGCGCCAGCGGCTTCTCTCCGGCGGCGCCCGGCGCGTGCCCGCGCGCCGCGCCGGCACCCTGCTGGCGGTGCTCCCGGGCGGCGGCGGGCGCTCGCTGATTCCGGTCTCGGCGCATCGCGCCCTTCAGGCCATCGATGTCGTCTTCCCGGTCCTCCACGGGCCGTTCGGCGAGGACGGCACGGTGCAGGGTCTGCTCGAGCTGATGGATCTTCCGTTCGTCGGCGCGGGCGTGCTCGGCTCGGCGCTCGGCATGGACAAGGACGTGATGAAGCGGCTGCTCCGCGACGCCGGCATTCCGGTGGCCAGGTTTCTCGCGTTCACGAGCGCGGAGCGGGAATCGATCGATTTCGGGAGCGTGCGGCGCCTGCTCGGCCTGCCGCTGTTCGTCAAGCCCGCGAACCTCGGCTCGTCGGTGGGGATCAGCAAGGCGGGCGACCGCGACGAGTTCGAGCGCGCGGTGCGGGAAGCCTTCCGCTTCGACCGCAAGATCCTCGTCGAGCAGTTCGTGGCCGGCCGCGAGATCGAGTGCTCGGTCCTGGGCAACGAGCGGCCGGTCGCCTCGCTTCCGGGCGAGATCGTCACCCGGCACGAGTTCTACTCGTACCGCGCGAAGTACGTCGACGCGCACGGTGCCGAGCTGGTGATCCCCGCGCGCCTGCCCGAGCGCGTCGTCGAGGCCGTGCGCCGGACCGCGGTGCGGACCTTTCAGGTGCTGGGCTGCGAGGGCATGGCCCGCGTCGATTTCTTCGTCAAGCGCGGCGGCCGCGTCGTGGTCAACGAGATCAACACGATCCCGGGCTTCACCCAGATCAGCATGTACCCGAAGCTCTGGGAGGCCAGCGGCGTTTCCTATCCGGCGCTGATCGACCGGCTGATCGAGCTGGCGCTGGAGCGCCACCGGCGGCTGAAGGCGCTGCGCACCACACGCTGA
- the ftsA gene encoding cell division protein FtsA: MAKKNNIVVGLDIGTSKVCAVVGEWTDQGTEIIGVGSHASQGLRKGVVINIESTTAAVAKAVEEAELMAGCEIHTVFTGIAGSHIKSFNSHGIVALKNREVRPRDLDRVLDAARAVAIPMDQEVLHILPQHYIIDDQDGIKEPLGMSGVRLEARVHIVTGAATVAQNIVKCCNRSRLNVAEIVLAPLASADAVLNAEERELGVAVVDMGSGTTDIAVFHDGTVKHTAVLPVGGNHVTNDIATGLRTPFADAERIKLRHGMARGVMARHEERVEVPSAAGKAARTVSRQILCEIIEPRMDEVFQLVRREIARSGYEEFLSAGVVLTGGAALLPGAVEMAEQVMGMPVRLGVPGHVSGLVDVISTPAYATGVGLVLYGLRRHDRGASAVQDHNLLAKVKHRMSDWLSEFF, encoded by the coding sequence ATGGCGAAAAAGAACAACATCGTCGTCGGGTTGGATATCGGAACCTCGAAGGTATGCGCCGTCGTGGGCGAGTGGACCGATCAGGGGACGGAGATCATCGGCGTCGGCTCGCACGCGTCGCAGGGCTTGCGCAAGGGAGTGGTGATCAACATCGAGAGCACGACCGCGGCGGTCGCCAAGGCGGTCGAGGAGGCCGAGCTGATGGCCGGCTGCGAGATCCACACGGTCTTCACCGGGATCGCCGGCAGCCATATCAAGAGCTTCAACAGCCACGGAATCGTCGCCCTGAAAAACAGGGAGGTGCGGCCACGGGACCTCGACCGCGTGCTCGACGCCGCGCGCGCGGTGGCGATCCCCATGGACCAGGAGGTGCTCCACATCCTGCCGCAGCACTACATCATCGACGACCAGGACGGCATCAAGGAGCCTCTCGGGATGTCGGGCGTTCGGCTCGAGGCCCGGGTGCACATCGTCACCGGCGCGGCGACGGTCGCGCAGAATATCGTCAAGTGCTGCAACCGCTCGCGCCTCAACGTCGCCGAGATCGTGCTCGCGCCGCTAGCCTCCGCGGACGCGGTGCTGAACGCCGAGGAGCGCGAGCTGGGCGTCGCCGTCGTCGACATGGGAAGCGGGACCACCGACATCGCGGTGTTCCACGACGGCACCGTGAAGCACACCGCCGTGCTGCCGGTCGGCGGCAACCACGTCACCAACGACATCGCCACCGGGCTGCGAACGCCGTTCGCCGACGCCGAGCGCATCAAGCTGCGCCACGGCATGGCCCGGGGCGTGATGGCGCGCCACGAGGAGCGCGTGGAGGTGCCGAGCGCCGCCGGCAAGGCCGCGCGGACGGTGTCGCGGCAGATCCTCTGCGAGATCATCGAGCCGCGCATGGACGAGGTCTTTCAGCTCGTGCGGCGCGAGATCGCGCGCTCGGGCTACGAGGAGTTTCTCTCCGCCGGGGTGGTGCTGACCGGCGGAGCGGCGCTGCTGCCGGGAGCGGTCGAGATGGCCGAACAGGTGATGGGCATGCCGGTGCGGCTGGGGGTGCCGGGCCACGTGAGCGGCCTGGTGGACGTGATCTCGACACCGGCCTACGCGACGGGGGTCGGCCTGGTGCTCTACGGCCTCAGGCGCCACGATCGCGGCGCCAGCGCGGTCCAGGACCACAACCTGCTCGCCAAGGTCAAGCACCGGATGTCGGACTGGCTGAGCGAGTTTTTCTAG